In Thermoanaerobaculia bacterium, the genomic stretch CAGGGCGACACCTACGAGCGCTTCGTCGATGACTGGTTCGGCGCCGAGACGCAAGGGGCCATGCGCGCCCTGGTCGCGCGCTTGCAGAGCAAGTCGAAGGGCTGAAGAGGAGCCCACGAGCCCGGGGCGATACCCGGAGGAGAGGCGACATGTCCGAGCTTGCCGCAAAGCAGTGTGTGCCGTGCCGGGGAGGCGTTGCGCCGCTCGCCGGAGGCGAGTTGGACCGGCTCCTCGGCGCGCTGGGTCCGAACGACTGGCAGGTCATCTCCGGCCACCACCTGGAGAAGTCCTACACTTTTCCAGATTTCTCCTCGGCGCTCGCCTTCGTCAACCGGGTCGGTGCGGTCGCCGAAGAGCAGGGGCACCACCCCGACATCTACCTCGGGTGGGGCAAGGTACGGATCACCGTCTGGACCCACAAGATCGAAGGCCTGACCGAGAGCGACTTCATCCTCGCCGCCAAGGCCGACCAGGCGCTTTGAGCCGGAAAGGCCCTGCGGAAACGAAAAAGGCCCCGGACCTCTCGCGAGATCCGGGGCCTTGGGGTTCGATGCGGACGGCGCTGGGTTGAAGCCTGCTAGCGGGATCCCTTGCGAGATGCCCTTCGCTTCTGCCCGTGGCGCACTGCGTTTCGCCCCAGGAGGTACCCCTAGGAGGACGCCGCCCCCATCGAGCCACGTTTGCCATTACCCACTGGATCACCTCCTTTTCTGGACGTCACGGTCGAGCGGTGGGACCCACCCCACCCGGCCTCCGGAGCCGTCCGAACTCCGAAGAGACCGCCGCCGCCCCGGGGTCGGGGTGCGGAGCGAATTGCGGGAGTCTGAACCGCGACAGCCCGGCTGTCAATCGACTCCCGAAACTTGCGGCACTTCCTACGGGAAGATGCCGAGGTCGCTGTAGGTCACCGCGATCATGTCGATCGCGACGATGAACGCCGCCGTGCGCAGGTCCGGCTTGTCGTTGTGCTTGCGGCGCATGTCGCGGATCTTCTGGTACGACGTCACCATCGTCTCCTCGAGCCCGGAGTTGACCAGATCCTCTTCCGAGGCGCCGGTCGCGAGTCCCTTGATCTCCTCTTCCGAGAGATCCTTGCCGGTGAGCGTCTGGACCGCCTGCAGGAGCTTGCGGTAGGTGCGCTCCTCGAATCGCTTCTCCATGCGGCCGAAGCGGACGTGCGAGAGGTTCTTCAGCCACTCGAAATAGGAAACCGTCACGCCGCCGGCGTTGCAGTACATGTCGGGGATGACCATCACGCCCCGGGCGTACAGCTTGTCGCCGGCCACGGCGGTCGTCGGTCCGTTGGCGCCTTCGGCGATGATCTTGGCCTGGATGCGATCGCAGTTCTCCTCGGTGATCTGGTTCTCGAGGGCGGCGGGGACGAGGATGTCGCACGGCAGCTCGAGAGCGGCCATCCGGTCCTTGAGGTCGGTCGAGCCCGGGAAACCGAGGATCGAGCCGGTCGCCGCACGGTGGGCCATCAGCTTCTCGAGATCGAGCCCGGCGGGCGAGGCGATCGAGCCCTCGCGCTCCGCTACGCCGACCAGCTTGACGCCGGATTCACAGAGGAACTTGGCGGCATAGTAGCCGACGTTGCCGAGCCCCTGGACGACCGCCGTCTTGCCGGCGAGTCCGGGGGTGAAGCCCAGCAGCTTCATGTCGGCGGCGTCGTTGCAGGCCTCGCGGATGGCGAAGAAGACGCCCCTGCCGGTGGCCGCGGTGCGGCCGCGCACGCCGCCCTGGGCGATCGGCTTGCCGGTGACGCAGCCGAGACTGTTGACGTCCTGGGCCGCGAGCGCCTGGTAGGTGTCCGCGATCCACGACATCTCCTTCGGGCCGGTGCCGTAATCGGGCGCCGGCACATCCACTGCCGGTCCGATGAAGCCCTTGCGGAAGAGCTCGTAGGCGTAGCGCCGCGTGATGCGCTCGAGCTCCGCTTCGCTGTAGTTCCTGCGGTCGATACGGATGCCGCCCTTGGCGCCGCCGAACGGCACGTCGACCATGGCGCACTTGTAGGTCATCAGCGCGGACAGCGCCATGACCTCGTCCTCGTTCACCCGGTAGTCGTAGCGGATACCGCCCTTCGTCGGGAGCTTGTGCTGGGAGTGCTCGGCGCGCCAGGCGTGGATGACCTCGATCGAACCGTCATCCTTCTCCACGGGGAAAGCCATGTGGTAGACGCTGTTGCAGACCTTGATCTGCTCGAGCAGCCCCTTCGAGTGCTTGGTGTAGGCGGCCGCCTTGTCGAAATTGGCGTTGACCTGGTCAAAGAAACTGATTTCGCTCATGGTTTTGGGATCCTCTCGCTGGCGCTGTGGTGCCGGCCGGATTGGTGTGCGGCAATCAAAACGAAGGCAGTTTTCCACCTTTGGGCGGGGGCCGCAAGAGTCCTTGGGGCGGCTGCGCCCAGCCTCGCGAGCCGCACCGCCGGACGGGAAGAACCCCCGGCCTTTCAAGTAGAATGCCCGCGTTTTTCCGATCCTTGACGGGCGCAGGGTGACCCGTCCTTCCCGAGGTGAGCAATGCAGAATCATGGTCCGGTCCAGAGCCGTCATGGAGTCGAGGAGCAGGGTCTCGCGGGCGCCCGGAACGTCTATTGGAACCTGCCGCCGGCGCGGCTCTACGAAGAGGCGGTCCGCCGCGGCGAGGCCCGGATCTCGGCCGACGGGGCGCTCATCTGCCATACGGGTGAGTTCACGGGCCGGTCGCCCAACGACAAGTTCGTCGTCGAAGAGCCGGGGACGTCGGCCGACATCTGGTGGGGCAAGGTCAACAAGCCGATCTCGGGCGCGGCGTTCGATCTTCTGCTCGCCAAGGCCCGCGAGCACTTGGGCGGCAAGGATCTGTTCGTCTTCGACGGTTATGCCGGAGCCGATCCGCGCTATCGCTTGCCGGTTCGGATCATCACCGAGACCGCCTGGCAGGCGCTCTTCGCCTCGAACATGTTCGTGCGCGAGACCGACCCGGCGAAGCTCGCCCTGTTCGAGCCCGGTTTCGTCGTCCTCGACGCGGCGAGCTTCAAGGCCGACCCGGCGGCGGACGGGACCCGGACTTCGACTTTCATCCTGGTGAACTTCGCCGAGAAGATGGTGCTGATCGGTGGCACCGAGTACGCCGGCGAGATCAAGAAGTCGATCTTCACGGTGATGAACCACGTGCTGCCGGGCAAGGGGATCTTTCCCATGCATTGCAGCGCCAACTACGGCGCCGACAAGGACGACGTCGCCCTCTTCTTCGGCCTCTCCGGAACCGGCAAGACGACGCTCTCCGCCGACCCGCGCCGCACGCTCATCGGCGACGACGAGCACGCCTGGTCGGACGACGGGGTCTTCAACATCGAGGGCGGCTGCTACGCCAAGGTGGTGCGGCTCTCGCGCGAGGGCGAGCCCGACATCTGGGATGCGTCGCACCGCTTCGGGACGATTCTCGAGAACGTCGAGTTCCACCCGGAAACGCACGAGCTCGACCTCGAGTCG encodes the following:
- a CDS encoding 4a-hydroxytetrahydrobiopterin dehydratase, with protein sequence MSELAAKQCVPCRGGVAPLAGGELDRLLGALGPNDWQVISGHHLEKSYTFPDFSSALAFVNRVGAVAEEQGHHPDIYLGWGKVRITVWTHKIEGLTESDFILAAKADQAL
- a CDS encoding Glu/Leu/Phe/Val dehydrogenase — encoded protein: MSEISFFDQVNANFDKAAAYTKHSKGLLEQIKVCNSVYHMAFPVEKDDGSIEVIHAWRAEHSQHKLPTKGGIRYDYRVNEDEVMALSALMTYKCAMVDVPFGGAKGGIRIDRRNYSEAELERITRRYAYELFRKGFIGPAVDVPAPDYGTGPKEMSWIADTYQALAAQDVNSLGCVTGKPIAQGGVRGRTAATGRGVFFAIREACNDAADMKLLGFTPGLAGKTAVVQGLGNVGYYAAKFLCESGVKLVGVAEREGSIASPAGLDLEKLMAHRAATGSILGFPGSTDLKDRMAALELPCDILVPAALENQITEENCDRIQAKIIAEGANGPTTAVAGDKLYARGVMVIPDMYCNAGGVTVSYFEWLKNLSHVRFGRMEKRFEERTYRKLLQAVQTLTGKDLSEEEIKGLATGASEEDLVNSGLEETMVTSYQKIRDMRRKHNDKPDLRTAAFIVAIDMIAVTYSDLGIFP
- the pckA gene encoding phosphoenolpyruvate carboxykinase (ATP), which translates into the protein MQNHGPVQSRHGVEEQGLAGARNVYWNLPPARLYEEAVRRGEARISADGALICHTGEFTGRSPNDKFVVEEPGTSADIWWGKVNKPISGAAFDLLLAKAREHLGGKDLFVFDGYAGADPRYRLPVRIITETAWQALFASNMFVRETDPAKLALFEPGFVVLDAASFKADPAADGTRTSTFILVNFAEKMVLIGGTEYAGEIKKSIFTVMNHVLPGKGIFPMHCSANYGADKDDVALFFGLSGTGKTTLSADPRRTLIGDDEHAWSDDGVFNIEGGCYAKVVRLSREGEPDIWDASHRFGTILENVEFHPETHELDLESTRFTENTRSSYPITHLRNCDPAGIAGHPKDVVFLTCDAFGVLPPLSRLTEEQAMYHFLSGYTAKVAGTERGITEPTATFSTCFGSPFLPRHPGVYAALLGAKLAQHKARVWLLNTGWTGGAYGTGSRMKLGLTRRLVDAVLSGE